The DNA segment TCTTTAACAATAAGATTGAACTTACCAGCAATTTTTTCAGCACGTTCCTTGGTTCGGTTAATGAGCGTAATATGCTCATTCTTGGTGTGCTTAATTAAGTTTTCACAGGTATTTCTACCAATTTTTCCTGTTCCGAAGAGTAAAATGTTTTTTTCTGAAACATAAGGAACGTGTGCCATTATATATTGAACGGCAGCAAAACTCACCGACGTAGCACCTGTTGATATTTCGGTTTCATTTTTAATACGTTTACTGGCTTGAATCACGGCATTGATCAACCGCTCCATATACGCATTAAGTAATCCGTGTTTTTTTGAACGGCGAAAGCCACTGCGTAATTGACTTATAATCTCAAAATCACCTAAAATCTGGCTATCTAACCCAGTACCAACATTAAATAAGTGTGAAACCGCCTCACTGTTTTTGTGAATGTAAGCTACTTTTTCAAACTCTTCAACAGTACCATGTGTATGTTCGCACAATAATTTAATAAGCTGAAAAGGATGTTGCGCAAAACCATATAACTCGGTACGATTACATGTAGATATTACCGTTAATGATGGAATCCCATCTTGTTTTGCCTGCTTTAGAATGTTTGCTTGCGCTGTCTCGTTGATACTAAAATGACCACGGATTTCAGCATCGGCCTTTTTATAATTAAGACCAATAGCATAAAAATTCCCTTCAGAAGTTGATAAAGGTGTATTGTTAATTCTTTTCATACCTAACGGCGCAAATGTAAGGGCAATAACAATCAAAAAATAACGCTTGCGGTATCAATTATATCGGAGGGTGTTAATTTCTATTAAAATATGACATTTGTCATATAAATGCCCTAATTTCGCATTGTTCGAGCAGTAATTTTGCTATACTGTTTAGAACAATTCTAAATAAAGATTAAAAATTTAGTTATGATTTCTGAAAAAAATGTCGCTGAAAGTTTTTATGATGAAACACTTATTTCTGAAGGGTTTTATATTTTAAAATTTGACAATGAAACCAATGATAACCAGACTTTTAAACGAGAGACAGGGTCCAACTTTATTCAGTTTCACTTTTGCATTAAAGGGTCCGCTAGCTTTCTTTTTAATGAAGGGAATTACACATTACCACTTAGTGAGGAAAATTCACTATTACTATACAACCCACAACGAGATTTACCATTACATATAAAGGTTCCAGCCCATTCTTGGGTAATTTCGGTGTTACTTCCTATTGAAAAATTCCATGCGTTATTTTCAAATGAAGCAAACTATATCACTTTTTTAAGTGCCGAAAATAAAGACAGGAAATATTACAAAGATGCGGGTATATCGCCATCAATGGCTATTGTTTTAAATCAATTAATGAATTATAATTTACATCCTTCTGTAAAACCACTTTATTTTAAAGGGAAAGTCTATGAGTTACTAAGCCTTTATTTTAACAGACCAGCCGATTTGGATGTGGAGCAATGTCCTTTTTTAGCTGATGAAGATAACGTAACCAAAATAAAAAGAGCCAAACAGATTATTATCACAAATATGGCAGAACCGCCTACTTTACAGGAATTAGCTGACCAAATCAATTTACCTATCAATAAATTAAAAGAAGGTTTTAAACAAATTTATGGTGACTCAGTCTTTAGTTTCCTCTTTGATTATAAAATGGAAGTAGCGCGACAATTATTAGCGACCGGTTCTCATAATGTAAATGAAGTAGGTCTAAAAGTAGGCTACAGTGCTGCCAGCCATTTTATTTCTGCTTTTAAGAAAAAGTATGGTACCACACCTAAAAAATATTTGATGAGTCTTTCAGCATAAGAAACGTAAATAACTTCATAGTTTTTATATGTTTCAGGTGTTTGACAATTCACTTTAATACAAGTAATTTTGCAACAGAAATATTCAATATGAAAAAGGGAGTCCTCCTTGTAAATCTTGGTTCGCCAGATACAACCAAACCTAAAGATGTTAAAAAGTATTTGGATGAATTTTTAATGGACCCACGTGTAATTGACGTACCGCGATGGGCAAGAATATTAATTGTTCGAGGTATCATTTTAAATACTAGACCAAAAAAATCTGCCGAAGCCTACCAAAAAATTTGGTGGGAAGAAGGTTCTCCATTGATTGTTCTTTCTGAAAGGCTTCAGAAAAAAGTGCAAGACAAAGTAACACTCCCTGTATCTTTAGCCATGCGCTATGGAAGTATGACGCTAAAAAAAGGATTGCAAGAACTAGTTGATCAAAATGTGGATGAAGTTTTAGTGGTTCCGTTATATCCACAATTTGCTATGGCAACCACCGAAACGATAAATGTAAAGGTAGAAGAACTTTGCAACGAATTTTTTCCGCAGCTAAAAACGGCATCTTTACCTGCATTTTACAACAAGCCAGAATATATTGAAGTACTCTCTAATAGCATTCAGGAACATATTAAAGGGTTGGATTACGAACACTTACTGTTTAGTTACCACGGCGTACCAGAAAGACACATTAGAAAGAGTGATATTACTAACAGCCATTGTAAAATAGATGGCTCATGTTGCGTTACTTCTTCAAAAGCACATCAATATTGTTACCGTCATCAATGTTATGAAACCACACGATTGGTTGCAGAAAAACTGGGCTTAACCGAAAATAGTTATTCGGTTTCCTTTCAATCTCGATTAGGTTTTGACCCTTGGTTACAGCCTTACACAGACAGAACCATTGAACGAATGGGAAAAGCTGGTATTAAAAAAATGGCAGTTGTAACACCAGCTTTTGTAAGTGATTGTTTAGAAACATTAGAAGAAATCGCGATGGAAGGTGAAGAAATATTTCATGAAACAGGCGGAAAAGAATTTACAACAGTCCCTTGTTTGAATGATCGGGATGACTTTGCTCAATTATTGGCAGATTGGATTGATGAATGGCGAATTATAGATGTTGATAAAGCAATAGCATAGAACTTAATTTAATCATTTAATGGCGTTACAAAACCGCTCGGCCAGTCTAGGTACAGAGCCCATTAGTAAGTTACTTATTAAACAATCGGTTCCGGCATCTATTGGTATTTTGGTAATGTCATTAAATATTCTTGTCGATACCATTTTTGTAGGGAATTGGATTGGCTCCATAGCTATTGCAGCTATAAATGTTGTGTTGCCTGTTTCATTTTTTATTGCCGCTTTAGGCATGTCAATCGGTATTGGAGGCTCTTCAATAATTTCTAGGGCTCTAGGCGCTAATAATAGAGAAAGAGCTCTTAAAACCTTTGGTAACCAAATTACTCTTACCCTTTTAGTAACTATATCAATGGCTGCATTAGGGCTCTATTTTGTAGATGAGCTCATTCCAGCTTTTGGGGGTAAAGGAGATATTTTTGAACCTGCAAAGGTTTATTATCAAATAGTACTTTATGGTGTCCCAATTTTAGGACTCTCCATGATGGGAAATAATGTGCTACGAGCCGAGGGAAAGCCAAAAATAGCTATGATTGCCATGATTATTCCATCTGTAGGTAATCTGCTATTAGATTATATTTTAATATATATCTTTGATATGGGAATGGCAGGTGCAGCCTGGGCTTCAACTGCTTCTTACGTCTGTTCTTTTCTATTTATTTTATGGTTCTTTTTAAGTGACCAATCTGAACTTCGCATAAGCTTTTCGCATTTTGGACTCAATAAAGTTATTTTAAAAGAAATAAGCGCTCTAGGTTTCGTAACCTTGGCACGACAAGCGGTTGTGAGTATTACGTATTTACTAATGAATAATATACTCTTTAATATAGGAGGAGAGGCTTCAGTGACTATGTATGGCATTATTGGTCGTATGCTCATGTTTGCGTTGTTCCCTGTGTTAGGAGTTACGCAAGGCTTTTTACCGATTGCCGGATATAATTATGGCGCTTATAAATTTCCTAGAGTTCGAGAAAGTATTAATAAAGCGATAAAGTATGCTGGGTTACTAGCTTTGGTGATTTTTATTCTGATTATGGTGTTTCCCGAAGCTATCGTTTCCGTATTTACAACCGATCAAGTGATTTTAGCTGAAACGCCTTCTGCGATGCGCTGGGTGTTTTTAGCCATACCCATAATTGCTATTCAATTAATAGGTTCGGCTTATTTTCAAGCGATCGGGAAAGCCACGCCTGCTTTATTACTCACACTTACTAGGCAAGGGTTTTTCTTTATTCCGTTGATATTGATTTTACCCAACTTTTTTGGTGAACTGGGTGTCTGGATCTCTTTCCCCATTGCCGATGTGTTGTCAACTATTGTAACTGGATATTTTCTGAATAAGGAAATTAGGAAAACATTGATTGAGTAACTTTAATAAAGATATTTGAAGTCTCTAAATTAGTACCTTTGAAAAATGGAATACAACTATATAAAAGCGCTACACTTAATATTTGTAATTACCTGGTTTGCGGGCTTGTTCTACATCGTCCGGCTTTTTGTATATCAAACTGAAGCCACTGAAAAGCCTTCTCCTGAAAAGGAAATTCTAGGAAAGCAACTTAGCATTATGGCTAAAAGGTTGTGGACTATCATAACTTGGCCTTCGGCGATATTGGCTATTGGATTTGCTATTTGGCTTATTTCGTTACGTACTTTTTACTTAACCGATGCATGGATGCAAGTAAAGCTCGGTTTTGTGTTTTTATTAATCTTATACCATTTAAAATGCCACCAAATTTATAAACAACTGCAAAAAGGAATTGTAAAACACTCTTCCAATTTTATGCGTTTGTTTAATGAGGGAGCTACCATTATCCTCTTTGCCATCATCTTTTTAGTAATGTTGCGCAATGCTGTAAATTGGATTTATGGTGTCTTAGGTCTTATCGCCTTTTCGGTTTTGTTGATGTTGGGTTATAAATTTTATAAACGGTTGCGGGAAAACCGGAACTCTTAAACCGACAACACCTCATCCTCTTCCAAAAGCAGCTCATTCCGAAGTTTTAAAAATATTTGAGCCACAGTAATAGTGTCTTTTTCGCAGTAGATAATAATGCGGTCTATATCATTTTCTTCGTAATACACATCACGCACATCGCTACCATCGATATCGTCTTTTGGGGAGGGAATACCTAAAACGTGCGCCATTAACTTTAAAGAAGTGAAGGTTTTATAGTCACCAAACTTCCATAATTCTAACGTGTCTAAATGAGGAACTTCCCAAGGCTTTTTTCCGAAGAGGTTCAGTTTAAAAGGCAAGCTTATTCCGTGGATAATCATCCGTCGGGCGATGTAAGGAAAATCAAACTCCTTTCCGTTGTGCGCACAGAGTACATGTTGCGGTTTATTAAAGTGAGTTTGTAGGAGCGTTTTAAACTCCTTAAGTAATGTAGCTTCTTCTCCGTGAAAGCTAGTCACCCGAAAGTTTCGAACGTCACCTTTCATTTTAAAATAGCCTACCGAAATACATACAATTTTTCCAAACTCGGCCCAAATACCAGCACGATCATAAAATTCCTCTGGAGTATATTCCTCTTTCCGTTGGTACTTTGTTTTTTGTTCCCACAATACTTTTGCAGTTTCGTCCAAATCATTATAATCTGGGTATTGCGGTACAGTTTCTATATCTAGAAACAATACGTGTTCTAGGTTTATTCGTGTAAGCATACTTCTGAAATTTTACAATCGGGGAGAACTTAAAGCTACGAAAAAATTACGAACCAGCATTTAGCATTTTATAGGCCTCTTCCATATACGTATAATAATCGTTGCTAAAAGAATCATCACCTTTTTTACCACGGTGATGCCCTAAACGCACAATTATCACATTATCTTCAGGAATAACAATCACATATTGCCCTAAAATTCCTCGCATGGCAAATACATCTTTGCCTTCGTGTTTATTGAGCCAAAATCCATAACCATATTCTGTACTTTCTTTAAATCGAGGTCTTATGGATTTAGCCACAAAAGTAGAGTCCAATAGTTGTTTCCCGCTCCACTTTCCGAAGTCTTTGTAGAGCTTACCAAAACGGGCAAAATCACGGGCATTACTGCCTATGCAACAGTATGCTTTCACCAAGCGATGATTTTCATCATCTATTTGCCATAAAGCTGGATTTTCTGCACCCAAGGGTTGCCAAAAGCTTTCTTGTAGATATGTAGATAAATCCATACTGGTAGATTGAATAGCCTTCTGAATTACCATTGCCAATAATTCTGTATTTCCACTCAAGTATTTATATTCTTTACCGGGCGTTTCTACCACTTTTAAATTGAGAATGGTTTCGGCCAGATTATCATCGTAATAGGCACGGGCGGTAATTCCAAAGGGATTTTTGTAAGACTCGTCCCAATTTAATCCTGAAGCCATGGATGATAAATCACCAACAGTTAAATTTGTTCCTTTAAATTCAGAATAAAAGTCTCCAACGGATTGATCTAAACTTTTTATATAGCCATCGTCAATTGCTTTTCCTAATAAAGCAGAAACCACGCTCTTTGCCATGGAAAATGAATTGGTTTGTGAAGAATCACTATATCCTTCTGCATACTTTTCATACCAAATACTGTCGCTTTTTATGATAAGGAACGCAACGGTACCGAACTCTTTATTTGTTTTGGTAAGTGTTTCGGTCGCTGATATGGTGTTATAATCTGAAGTTTTAGGCCAAGGCTGTGGGTTGCTACTCGCTGAGATAGTTTCACTTTCAAAATACTTAAAGTCGTCTATAAAGGCTGTTGTATGCCCAGTAAGATAAACCACACGGATTCCTTTTAAAATGTAGTTATAATCGGTTAGGTATAAAACCAATACAATTATTGCTATAATACCGAAAAACCAAGCAAGAAATTTTTTCATTGAAAGTAGATTATATTCTCAAATATAAAAGAAAAGATAGAAGTAGTTTGAAAATGTTTAGGTGTACTATTTTTTATGTTAGAAACAGCTCAGAAGGTAATCAATTAATAGTGTGTCCTGCTTCGTGAGTCTTTTAAGTCGTGGCTCTTTTTTAAAACAACTCTCCTTGTTTTACGGGGCTTTCGTGTTGCAATAACCATTTTTTTCGTTGCAGACCGCCTGCATAGCCGGTTAAGGATCCGTCGGTTCCAATAACGCGATGACAGGGAATAATAATGGAAATCGGGTTTTTCCCATTGGCAGATGCTGCTGCGCGAATTACTTTAGGGTCGCCCAAGGCATTTGCCATTTTTTGGTAGCTTGTGGTTTTTCCAAAGGGGATTTCTTGCAGTTCTCGCCATACCTTTTTTTGGAATTCAGTGCCTTGTGGACTTAATGGAATATCAAAAGTTTGTCGGTTCCCTTCAAAATATTCTGTGAGTTGTTCGATGGTTTTTTGAAGCGAATTAGGAAGTTTTTCTCGATTATTTTCTTCCGAAGAAATTTCACTATCAATAAAAATAACTGATCCTAAACCTGAAGCATCACCTTTCAATTCTATCCAACCTATCGGACTTTTAAAATAGGCTATTTTCACGATTGATTTTGGTCTTTAGTCTGCCCTTCATCTTGCTTAAACTCTTTTTCAGGGATGTCGCTAAGTTCTATTCCCATACGTTTAGCACGGCGTTCCCAGTTTTTACGAGCTTGTACTTGCATATCTTCAATGGCATCGCTTTCGTCCATAATTTCGAGACCTAATAAGGTTTCAATGATGTCTTCCATCGTTACAACACCTATTGTATTTCCAAATTCATCAACAACCGAAGCGATGTGAACACGTTGTTTAATAAAGGTTTCGAACAAGTCTGGAATGGGTTTATCAGCATCGACTACAAATATTTCTCTCTTCAGCTCCATCAACTGCATTTCACCATGTTCTTCCACAATTTGCTCTAGAATATCATCACGAAGCACAAAGCCAGTTATGTTATGTGTTTTTTCGCGATATACAGGAATTCTTGAAAATCGGAGGTTTTTATGTTGAGAATGAAAGTTTTTCAAAGACATGTCCTCGTTCTCCAACGTTACTACTGGAAAAGGTGTCATTACATCTTTTGCCTTAACCGATTTAAACACCAAAAGGTTTTTTATTACCGTAGTTTCATTTTCTTCAAAAACACCTTCTTCTTCAGCGGCATCTGTTATAGCAAGAAATTCCTCTCTACTCATCGTGCTTACGTGGGCAGATTTACCAATTAAACGCGTGGTGAGCATCAAGAGCCATAAAATTCCCGTGTATTTTAGCGGAAATATGATAATTTTCAAAAACTTAGCTGTAAAATTACCTAAGGATTTCCAATACGTAGCACCAATGGTTTTAGGTATAATTTCAGAAACAATTAAAATTAATCCAGTCATTATTGCAGATACAATACCTACCATCCCTCCAGAAGGCCATACTTTTTCGGCTTGAACTCCAACTAATATAGCTCCAACAGTGTGTGCTATCGTATTAAGCGTTAAGATAGCAATAAGAGGTTTGTCGATGTCCTTTTTAAAATTGGCCAACGTCAAAGCATAACTTTTCCCTTCGTTTTTTTTCATTTTTATGAAAGTAGGTGTAAAACTAAGTAAAGCTGCTTCCAAGATAGAGCAGAGAAATGAAAAGAAAATAGAAATTAAAGCGTACAGTATTAGTAGGGTCATTCCTTAAATATAAAATTTTGACTAAAATAAAAATTTAATTATCGTTTTATTACAATGTAATGTTAATAACACAAAAAAAGGGGCAAAATCGCCCCTTTTTAAAAAACAAACCTTAATCATTACCAATTACATTTGCTGTTTAATTATTTTCTCCCAATGACTGGCGCGGTTTAAGCAAATCTGCGCATCTGTTGAAGGAGATGAGTCATCATTTTCTTCGTAAAAGATAATTTCATCTGTAGCAGATGGGCTTCTCAACTCCAAAGCAACACGAGACAGCGGTTGTTTACGTTCTTTAAATGTAGCAACTCTACACTCATTTATAGTACTTAAATCGACCGTTTTAAAGGCTTCTGCTAATTTATTTTTATAAGAGAACACCAATTTATGAACGTTTTCATCTAGACCGATAAGGGTATTGCCAATCACTTCGGACGTATTTATTGTTACTCCGTTCTGGGATGATAGGTTTTGTAAACTCTTTTTCAGTTTTTTTTCAGTTGAACTACTTTTAATGATTACGAATACGATAGGCACCATAAATAATAATAATATGAAGAGCCCAATAAGGGTGGAACTTGTTTCCATTTTTATAAAGTTTTAA comes from the Marixanthomonas ophiurae genome and includes:
- a CDS encoding methylated-DNA--[protein]-cysteine S-methyltransferase; the encoded protein is MKIAYFKSPIGWIELKGDASGLGSVIFIDSEISSEENNREKLPNSLQKTIEQLTEYFEGNRQTFDIPLSPQGTEFQKKVWRELQEIPFGKTTSYQKMANALGDPKVIRAAASANGKNPISIIIPCHRVIGTDGSLTGYAGGLQRKKWLLQHESPVKQGELF
- a CDS encoding AraC family transcriptional regulator — its product is MISEKNVAESFYDETLISEGFYILKFDNETNDNQTFKRETGSNFIQFHFCIKGSASFLFNEGNYTLPLSEENSLLLYNPQRDLPLHIKVPAHSWVISVLLPIEKFHALFSNEANYITFLSAENKDRKYYKDAGISPSMAIVLNQLMNYNLHPSVKPLYFKGKVYELLSLYFNRPADLDVEQCPFLADEDNVTKIKRAKQIIITNMAEPPTLQELADQINLPINKLKEGFKQIYGDSVFSFLFDYKMEVARQLLATGSHNVNEVGLKVGYSAASHFISAFKKKYGTTPKKYLMSLSA
- a CDS encoding CopD family protein produces the protein MEYNYIKALHLIFVITWFAGLFYIVRLFVYQTEATEKPSPEKEILGKQLSIMAKRLWTIITWPSAILAIGFAIWLISLRTFYLTDAWMQVKLGFVFLLILYHLKCHQIYKQLQKGIVKHSSNFMRLFNEGATIILFAIIFLVMLRNAVNWIYGVLGLIAFSVLLMLGYKFYKRLRENRNS
- a CDS encoding 3'-5' exonuclease; this encodes MLTRINLEHVLFLDIETVPQYPDYNDLDETAKVLWEQKTKYQRKEEYTPEEFYDRAGIWAEFGKIVCISVGYFKMKGDVRNFRVTSFHGEEATLLKEFKTLLQTHFNKPQHVLCAHNGKEFDFPYIARRMIIHGISLPFKLNLFGKKPWEVPHLDTLELWKFGDYKTFTSLKLMAHVLGIPSPKDDIDGSDVRDVYYEENDIDRIIIYCEKDTITVAQIFLKLRNELLLEEDEVLSV
- a CDS encoding CNNM domain-containing protein produces the protein MTLLILYALISIFFSFLCSILEAALLSFTPTFIKMKKNEGKSYALTLANFKKDIDKPLIAILTLNTIAHTVGAILVGVQAEKVWPSGGMVGIVSAIMTGLILIVSEIIPKTIGATYWKSLGNFTAKFLKIIIFPLKYTGILWLLMLTTRLIGKSAHVSTMSREEFLAITDAAEEEGVFEENETTVIKNLLVFKSVKAKDVMTPFPVVTLENEDMSLKNFHSQHKNLRFSRIPVYREKTHNITGFVLRDDILEQIVEEHGEMQLMELKREIFVVDADKPIPDLFETFIKQRVHIASVVDEFGNTIGVVTMEDIIETLLGLEIMDESDAIEDMQVQARKNWERRAKRMGIELSDIPEKEFKQDEGQTKDQNQS
- a CDS encoding serine hydrolase domain-containing protein; the encoded protein is MKKFLAWFFGIIAIIVLVLYLTDYNYILKGIRVVYLTGHTTAFIDDFKYFESETISASSNPQPWPKTSDYNTISATETLTKTNKEFGTVAFLIIKSDSIWYEKYAEGYSDSSQTNSFSMAKSVVSALLGKAIDDGYIKSLDQSVGDFYSEFKGTNLTVGDLSSMASGLNWDESYKNPFGITARAYYDDNLAETILNLKVVETPGKEYKYLSGNTELLAMVIQKAIQSTSMDLSTYLQESFWQPLGAENPALWQIDDENHRLVKAYCCIGSNARDFARFGKLYKDFGKWSGKQLLDSTFVAKSIRPRFKESTEYGYGFWLNKHEGKDVFAMRGILGQYVIVIPEDNVIIVRLGHHRGKKGDDSFSNDYYTYMEEAYKMLNAGS
- the hemH gene encoding ferrochelatase, with the translated sequence MKKGVLLVNLGSPDTTKPKDVKKYLDEFLMDPRVIDVPRWARILIVRGIILNTRPKKSAEAYQKIWWEEGSPLIVLSERLQKKVQDKVTLPVSLAMRYGSMTLKKGLQELVDQNVDEVLVVPLYPQFAMATTETINVKVEELCNEFFPQLKTASLPAFYNKPEYIEVLSNSIQEHIKGLDYEHLLFSYHGVPERHIRKSDITNSHCKIDGSCCVTSSKAHQYCYRHQCYETTRLVAEKLGLTENSYSVSFQSRLGFDPWLQPYTDRTIERMGKAGIKKMAVVTPAFVSDCLETLEEIAMEGEEIFHETGGKEFTTVPCLNDRDDFAQLLADWIDEWRIIDVDKAIA
- a CDS encoding MATE family efflux transporter — its product is MALQNRSASLGTEPISKLLIKQSVPASIGILVMSLNILVDTIFVGNWIGSIAIAAINVVLPVSFFIAALGMSIGIGGSSIISRALGANNRERALKTFGNQITLTLLVTISMAALGLYFVDELIPAFGGKGDIFEPAKVYYQIVLYGVPILGLSMMGNNVLRAEGKPKIAMIAMIIPSVGNLLLDYILIYIFDMGMAGAAWASTASYVCSFLFILWFFLSDQSELRISFSHFGLNKVILKEISALGFVTLARQAVVSITYLLMNNILFNIGGEASVTMYGIIGRMLMFALFPVLGVTQGFLPIAGYNYGAYKFPRVRESINKAIKYAGLLALVIFILIMVFPEAIVSVFTTDQVILAETPSAMRWVFLAIPIIAIQLIGSAYFQAIGKATPALLLTLTRQGFFFIPLILILPNFFGELGVWISFPIADVLSTIVTGYFLNKEIRKTLIE
- the hemA gene encoding glutamyl-tRNA reductase, which produces MKRINNTPLSTSEGNFYAIGLNYKKADAEIRGHFSINETAQANILKQAKQDGIPSLTVISTCNRTELYGFAQHPFQLIKLLCEHTHGTVEEFEKVAYIHKNSEAVSHLFNVGTGLDSQILGDFEIISQLRSGFRRSKKHGLLNAYMERLINAVIQASKRIKNETEISTGATSVSFAAVQYIMAHVPYVSEKNILLFGTGKIGRNTCENLIKHTKNEHITLINRTKERAEKIAGKFNLIVKDYADIQSELAQTDVLVVATGAQQPTISKELLFLKKPLLILDLSIPRNVSEDVKENELVTLVHLDELSSVTNQTLQHRAEQIPVAKEIIYEIESEFNIWVRNRHFIPTVIALKTKLSEIKAGEIDYHRKKLNDFNEEQAEIISDRIIQKITTQVVNHLKQANGSTEEHLQMLETMFQLEESERE